The following proteins are co-located in the Sandaracinaceae bacterium genome:
- a CDS encoding LamG domain-containing protein, with amino-acid sequence MRSPRRPPFRLLSTVFSSCLLLASASGCGSPTPPADQGQDTDGGAGDGSVGDGAVVDVSAPDGDNLVDAANEDQATRDSSVAHDGDVTLDASDDAAVLVDASTSDAGTHGDAGTNGDAGTSGDAGASRDAGVDAGQDASVADGGPMDGGAPVCHQATFSGAGRVEVPTDASFNPGGSFTLEAWVAPATASSVLARRVIAAHYGTAQDQNFAYRLALTDDGRVAATASRFGATAADYLHPTPLTADTFHHVAMVVDTSAQTLTIFVDGVPGQSWFAGLSAINATAQPFTIGDYDATVTSSPFSGVIADVRLSTGTRYTSMFTPSARLVADAQTVALYPLDEAPGSGTVRDVSGNGLNGSVASAAVTFATAACR; translated from the coding sequence ATGCGCTCGCCCCGCCGGCCTCCCTTCCGCCTACTGAGTACCGTGTTCTCGTCGTGCCTGCTGCTCGCGAGCGCGAGCGGCTGCGGTTCGCCAACGCCGCCCGCCGACCAGGGTCAGGACACCGACGGCGGCGCGGGAGACGGTTCGGTCGGCGACGGTGCAGTCGTCGACGTGTCCGCGCCGGACGGAGACAACCTGGTCGACGCCGCGAACGAGGACCAGGCCACGCGAGACTCCAGCGTCGCGCACGACGGTGACGTGACCCTCGACGCCAGCGACGACGCAGCCGTGCTGGTGGACGCGAGCACGTCTGACGCAGGCACCCACGGGGACGCGGGCACGAACGGAGACGCAGGCACGAGCGGAGACGCGGGCGCGAGCCGAGACGCGGGCGTCGACGCTGGACAGGACGCGTCGGTGGCCGATGGTGGCCCCATGGACGGAGGCGCGCCCGTCTGCCACCAGGCAACGTTCAGCGGCGCGGGCCGCGTCGAGGTGCCCACCGACGCGTCGTTCAACCCCGGGGGCTCGTTCACGCTCGAGGCCTGGGTCGCACCCGCCACCGCGTCGTCCGTGCTCGCGAGGCGGGTCATCGCCGCGCACTACGGGACCGCTCAAGACCAGAACTTCGCGTATCGCCTCGCCCTCACGGACGACGGCCGGGTGGCGGCGACCGCGTCGCGCTTCGGCGCTACGGCCGCGGACTATCTGCACCCCACGCCGCTCACCGCGGACACCTTTCACCACGTCGCGATGGTGGTGGACACGAGCGCGCAGACGCTGACCATCTTCGTCGACGGCGTCCCTGGGCAGAGCTGGTTCGCTGGCTTGTCGGCGATCAACGCGACGGCGCAGCCCTTCACCATTGGCGACTACGACGCGACCGTCACGAGCAGCCCGTTCAGCGGGGTCATCGCCGACGTGCGGCTCTCCACCGGCACCCGCTACACGTCGATGTTCACGCCGTCTGCACGCCTCGTGGCCGACGCTCAGACGGTCGCCCTCTACCCGCTCGACGAGGCCCCGGGCAGCGGGACCGTGCGCGACGTGTCGGGCAACGGCTTGAACGGATCGGTCGCGAGCGCCGCGGTGACGTTCGCGACCGCTGCCTGCCGCTGA